One genomic region from Manis pentadactyla isolate mManPen7 chromosome 12, mManPen7.hap1, whole genome shotgun sequence encodes:
- the GJA1 gene encoding gap junction alpha-1 protein — translation MGDWSALGKLLDKVQAYSTAGGKVWLSVLFIFRILLLGTAVESAWGDEQSAFRCNTQQPGCENVCYDKSFPISHVRFWVLQIIFVSVPTLLYLAHVFYVMRKEEKLNKKEEELKVAQTDGVNVEMHLKQIEIKKFKYGIEEHGKVKMRGGLLRTYIISILFKSIFEVAFLLIQWYIYGFSLSAVYTCKRDPCPHQVDCFLSRPTEKTIFIIFMLVVSLVSLALNIIELFYVFFKGVKDRVKGKSDPYHATTGPLSPSKDCGSPKYAYFNGCSSPTAPLSPMSPPGYKLVTGDRNNSSCRNYNKQASEQNWANFSAEQNRMGQAGSTISNSHAQPFDFPDDNQNSKKLAAGHELQPLAIVDQRPSSRASSRASSRPRPDDLEI, via the coding sequence ATGGGTGACTGGAGTGCCTTAGGCAAACTCCTTGACAAGGTTCAAGCCTATTCCACTGCTGGAGGAAAGGTGTGGCTGtccgtccttttcattttccgaATCTTGCTCCTGGGAACAGCGGTTGAGTCAGCCTGGGGTGATGAGCAGTCTGCCTTTCGTTGTAACACTCAACAACCTGGTTGTGAAAATGTCTGCTATGACAAATCCTTCCCAATCTCTCATGTGCGCTTCTGGGTCCTACAGATCATATTTGTGTCTGTTCCCACCCTCTTGTACCTGGCTCATGTGTTCTACGTGATGCgaaaggaagagaaactgaacaagaAAGAGGAGGAACTCAAAGTTGCCCAAACTGATGGTGTCAATGTGGAGATGCACTTGAAACAGATTGAAATAAAGAAGTTCAAGTATGGTATTGAAGAGCACGGCAAAGTGAAAATGCGTGGGGGCTTGCTGCGAACCTACATCATCAGCATCCTCTTCAAGTCTATCTTTGAGGTGGCCTTCTTGCTGATCCAGTGGTACATCTACGGATTCAGCTTGAGTGCTGTTTACACTTGCAAGAGAGATCCCTGCCCACACCAGGTGGACTGCTTCCTCTCTCGTCCCACGGAGAAAACCATCTTCATCATCTTCATGCTGGTGGTGTCCTTGGTGTCCCTGGCCTTGAACATCATTGAGCTCTTCTACGTCTTCTTCAAGGGTGTCAAGGACCGTGTGAAGGGGAAGAGTGACCCTTACCATGCCACCACTGGCCCGCTGAGCCCCTCCAAAGACTGTGGATCTCCAAAATACGCTTATTTCAATGGCTGCTCCTCACCGACAGCTCCCCTCTCGCCCATGTCTCCTCCTGGGTACAAGCTGGTCACTGGAGACAGAAACAATTCTTCCTGCCGCAATTACAACAAACAAGCAAGTGAGCAAAACTGGGCTAATTTCAGTGCAGAACAAAATCGAATGGGGCAGGCCGGAAGTACCATCTCTAACTCCCATGCACAGCCATTTGATTTCCCTGATGACAACCAGAATTCGAAAAAACTAGCTGCTGGGCACGAATTACAACCACTAGCCATTGTGGACCAGCGGCCTTCCAGCCGAGCCAGCAGTCGCGCCAGCAGCCGTCCTCGGCCTGATGATCTGGAGATCTGA